The genomic region TAACATAgggcaaatacattttttttaaagttgtaaCAGGCTGTCACGGAACGAACCGAGTCAGAGATGGTAATCTTGAGAAATAGAGTTTATGGCAAACggaacagacaagacagacgaCAGGTTGTAGAGACACAGATGACGAGGAAACAGATCCTCTTGCACGCAGGCAAACCCCACATAGGGACGCAGGCTCGAAGCACTGGAGGAAACTCAGGAAACTGGCACTTGAGGcgcagaaagaaacaaaacagagtCTTACTCTTTAACTTAACTAAACTATCTAACTCACTCcgtactgtaaaaaaaaacacgagtcacactcggcaaggcTATGAACAGAACTATAACACAGACTATGAACAAAACTATAATAAACTCGGTAGGGAACTATGGCAATACTCATCCGTATGTCAGGCAGCAGGAAATCCAATGTACTTGTCATgtgcgataccagacacagagtgaagggagtgagctGTATTAGTAGGGacagtgacaggtgtgggtaATTAGTCAACAGGTGTGAGTGATTAGTATTCCGGTGAGTGTGAACGTGGTGCAGGTGAGCGAGTGGAAACCAAAGGGGGCGTGGCTGGTGCAGGTCCGGGCTCTGACGTGACACAGGCTTTGGTTGTACACCCTGGTTGTTGTGCAACTTCATATTTCTTAGCTTTTATGCCTGTGAACCGAACAGACATCTATCAAAGAAATTACAATCTTGTAGGTTGTTCTCCCATACCTAATCAAGCTACCTTTGCACATTTTTATTAGAACAAATATTAAGCAGAGCCCTGATTTTGCATGCTGACCAGATCCAACAATTGTCTATTTACAAATATCCGGTAAGGTTATTTGATAGTGCCTACTTTTGGCGCTGAACCACTCTTACCTGACTCCGCAAACCTCGCTTTGACCTTGACACAGCCGCAAGCACCAGATATGTTGTTTGGCCCAAGGATAATCGGTGGGCCAAAAGCCCCTGAGGAAGCCCCAAGGAGGCACGATAGAGCCCCGGAACAGTGGAACTGGCTTTGGCACGCAGTAGTTTGCACACATTTGGCCCGATAGTGGAAACATGGCTATTATGTTCCTAGTTTTGGAATACTAATTAATTCTACTTCACAGGCTGAGCCAAACTcttagtgtgtgtaagtgtttcaggTCTGTCTTAAGCTGCTTGCCTTCAGCCTTCCTCAAGTCATTTTCAACTTTCAATCTTGCACCACACTTTGATATGGTGGTGTTGTAAGGCTGTTTTTAAGTTTAATCTCAAGTTTAGCTGTATAGCTGTTGTATTTCCAGACTATTAATGGCACCGTATATACACTGCATTACAGAATTTAATTACATTCTATAAAACAAACCCATGTATTGACCACATCCGTgtattaaccacagtttattGAACATTACgtcatgccatgtagttgtggtgtgagCACTACTAACGATTTCAAAGTTGCATGAAGTAGGGATGGACATTTCAACCAAAAAActacccctcacccctccctgcatgcacacacacacacacacacaacctaagattgctttttattggtgagctgattttgagaaattaaacttaacattgtgtttcctggttgctatggttatcttgTTGATATGCTAGGCAGTGGAAAAACTCCCTAAAATGAACAGAAGGAAGATATTTTGGGAGGAACCATGACTCAACAGGGGGGACCCATACTCACCCAtactcttttccctctctccctttctactCTGTTTCTACAGGCTTAATGACAGCGGTATAACAGCAGAaggctgtgctgctctgacttcagttctcagatcaaacccctcacacctgataGAGCTGAATCTGAGTGAGAATAAACTAGGAGTCTCAGGAGTCAAGCACATCTCTACTCTCCTGGGGAACACAGACTGTAAACTACAGACACTGCTGTaagtaaaaagacaaaaagtatAAGATGAAACAGAGTATTCAAATTATTAATGATTCAAATATAAAAAGAAtgtgaaagttttttttctccattgaATTATTTATGAAGATACTTTATATACATGGCCTGTTCTTTCTTCTGAGGGGGTCTTAAGCCACTCGGTAATTAAATAATCAGCAACCATTTGTGACTCCATCATgacatctctcttctctctagtCTTTCTGACTGTGGTGTAACAGGAGATGGATACgctgctctgacttcagctctgaaatcaaacccctcacacctggtggagctggacctgagaggGAACGACCCTGGAGACTCTGGAGTGGAGCTCCTCACTGATTTACATAATTTACTTGATGATCCATATTGTAAACTGAAGACACTTAGGTaagaacttgaacttgaacttaaGTATCAACTTAAGAACTAGTCTGATCAGCTGTACTGAGATACAACACATATCTAAAA from Clupea harengus unplaced genomic scaffold, Ch_v2.0.2, whole genome shotgun sequence harbors:
- the LOC122130174 gene encoding ribonuclease inhibitor-like; the encoded protein is MRLLKSDAAEKACVYLTSVLGTNPLLLTKLDLGGKTPGDSGVKQFCALLGDSHCKLKTLKLNDSGITAEGCAALTSVLRSNPSHLIELNLSENKLGVSGVKHISTLLGNTDCKLQTLLLSDCGVTGDGYAALTSALKSNPSHLVELDLRGNDPGDSGVELLTDLHNLLDDPYCKLKTL